The Deinococcus sp. Marseille-Q6407 genome has a window encoding:
- a CDS encoding tetratricopeptide repeat protein, with amino-acid sequence MYKTPMPTLALGVALTLSTAGAQSLSAAQSKLDSGDWQGAAKAAAALNTSDGYALAAEATTLGAGMNGNKALYQQAQGYAQKAISMNKNNAEGYFELARAQGRLAQSAGILQSLSLAGNMKTNLQKAISLKPNMASAYVALGLWNAELSAKGGAARAATGAKPDQVVPNFNKAIGLEPNRIIHRLEYARALMLLGNSNKAQAVAQLNKAVSLPANTFWDKRDKQAAQQLLAKLK; translated from the coding sequence ATGTACAAGACCCCGATGCCTACTCTTGCCCTGGGCGTAGCCCTGACCCTCAGCACCGCCGGCGCCCAGAGCCTCAGCGCTGCCCAGAGCAAACTGGATTCCGGCGACTGGCAGGGCGCCGCCAAAGCGGCCGCCGCACTGAACACCAGCGACGGTTACGCCCTGGCCGCTGAAGCCACCACCCTGGGTGCCGGCATGAACGGCAATAAGGCCCTTTACCAGCAGGCTCAGGGCTACGCTCAGAAGGCCATCAGCATGAACAAGAACAATGCTGAAGGCTACTTTGAGCTGGCCCGCGCCCAGGGCCGTCTGGCCCAGAGTGCCGGTATCCTGCAGAGCCTCAGCCTGGCCGGCAACATGAAGACCAACCTGCAAAAGGCCATCAGCCTCAAGCCCAACATGGCCAGTGCCTACGTGGCCCTGGGTCTGTGGAACGCCGAACTGTCTGCCAAGGGTGGCGCAGCCCGCGCAGCCACCGGCGCCAAGCCTGATCAGGTGGTGCCTAACTTCAACAAGGCCATCGGCCTAGAACCTAACCGCATCATTCACCGCCTGGAATACGCCCGCGCCCTGATGCTGCTGGGCAACAGCAACAAGGCCCAGGCCGTGGCCCAGCTGAACAAGGCTGTATCGCTGCCCGCCAACACCTTCTGGGACAAGCGCGACAAGCAGGCTGCCCAGCAGCTGCTGGCCAAGCTGAAGTAA
- the dtd gene encoding D-aminoacyl-tRNA deacylase, with the protein MRAVLQRAAQGRCTVEGQVTGQIGQGLVVLLGVGPEDTSAEAEQLAQKVARLRIFSDDAGKMNLSVTDIGGAVLSISQFTLYADTRRGNRPSFTGAAAPAQAQKLYQAFNAALRAENLPVEEGIFGADMQIELLNDGPVTLLLDTDDWK; encoded by the coding sequence ATGCGGGCGGTCCTGCAGCGGGCGGCGCAGGGCCGCTGCACGGTGGAGGGGCAGGTAACCGGCCAGATCGGGCAGGGCCTGGTCGTGCTGCTGGGCGTGGGCCCGGAGGACACCTCCGCCGAGGCTGAGCAGCTGGCACAAAAAGTTGCCCGGCTACGCATCTTCAGCGATGATGCTGGCAAGATGAACCTCTCGGTGACGGATATCGGCGGCGCCGTACTCAGCATCAGCCAGTTCACCCTCTATGCCGACACCCGGCGCGGGAACCGGCCCAGCTTTACCGGCGCGGCCGCTCCGGCGCAGGCTCAGAAACTGTATCAGGCCTTCAACGCCGCGCTGCGTGCCGAGAACTTGCCAGTGGAGGAGGGCATCTTCGGCGCAGATATGCAGATTGAACTGCTCAACGACGGCCCGGTCACCCTGCTGCTGGACACGGACGACTGGAAATAA
- a CDS encoding DUF1844 domain-containing protein: MANPDFVGLVTSVQATAEAALGQLNAATSSAARDGLLDESRSAQVAERSLRLLVMLAEKTRGNLDFEEAEILSDAVASVRELQAAKAAQAGAAAAEPN, from the coding sequence ATGGCAAATCCTGATTTTGTAGGGCTGGTCACTTCGGTGCAGGCCACGGCGGAAGCGGCCCTGGGCCAGCTCAATGCGGCCACCAGCAGCGCGGCCCGCGACGGCCTGCTGGACGAATCGCGCTCGGCGCAGGTGGCCGAGCGTTCCCTGCGGCTGCTGGTGATGCTGGCCGAGAAGACCCGCGGCAACCTCGACTTTGAAGAAGCCGAGATTCTCAGCGACGCGGTGGCCTCGGTGCGCGAGCTGCAGGCAGCGAAAGCGGCTCAGGCCGGGGCAGCGGCGGCGGAGCCGAACTGA
- a CDS encoding type III polyketide synthase: protein MTQTPVLRSLVTGTPPYQATQAQIQQTAEQLFPRLASRSSLQGVFHNARIDERAVSRPLDWYLTPHSFAEKNAVFVQEARALIGRLSQQALDEAGVSPQDIDAVVVVNTTGISTPSLDAWLIQHLGISPQAARLPVWGLGCAGGAGGLARAADLVRAGHRAVLYVAVELCSLTFLPQDESTSNWVGLALFADGAAAAVLTAPDLDAAPARLALHGARSTLIPDSEDIMGWDVVDAGLRVRFSRSIPALVREMMAGNVAETLDSAGWTQDDLSFYAVHPGGVKVLEAYGEVLNLSPDDLSASWDVLRRHGNMSSATVLFVLERLLASGVKGRGLLSAMGPGFSAEQVLLEAL from the coding sequence ATGACACAGACCCCCGTGCTGCGCTCCCTGGTGACCGGGACCCCTCCCTACCAGGCCACCCAGGCCCAGATTCAGCAGACTGCCGAGCAACTGTTTCCCCGCCTCGCTTCGCGGTCCAGTCTGCAGGGCGTGTTTCACAATGCCCGCATTGACGAGCGCGCCGTGTCGCGGCCGCTGGACTGGTACCTGACTCCCCACTCCTTTGCCGAGAAGAACGCCGTGTTTGTGCAGGAAGCCCGCGCCTTGATCGGGCGGCTGTCTCAGCAGGCGCTGGACGAAGCGGGCGTGTCCCCACAGGACATTGACGCCGTGGTGGTGGTGAATACCACCGGCATCAGCACCCCCAGCCTGGACGCCTGGCTGATTCAGCACCTGGGCATCAGCCCGCAGGCGGCCCGGCTGCCGGTCTGGGGCCTGGGCTGCGCCGGTGGGGCCGGCGGGCTGGCCCGCGCCGCCGACCTGGTGCGGGCCGGACACCGCGCCGTGCTGTACGTGGCTGTGGAGCTGTGCAGCCTGACTTTTCTGCCGCAGGACGAATCCACCTCCAACTGGGTGGGCCTGGCCCTCTTTGCCGACGGCGCGGCCGCAGCGGTCCTGACCGCCCCTGACCTGGACGCGGCTCCGGCGCGGCTGGCGCTGCACGGTGCTCGCTCGACCCTGATTCCCGACAGCGAGGACATCATGGGTTGGGACGTGGTGGACGCGGGCCTGCGGGTCCGTTTCAGCCGCAGTATTCCTGCCCTGGTCCGCGAGATGATGGCAGGCAACGTAGCCGAGACACTGGACAGCGCCGGCTGGACTCAGGATGACCTGTCCTTTTACGCCGTTCACCCCGGCGGCGTGAAGGTGCTGGAAGCTTACGGCGAGGTGCTCAACCTGTCACCGGATGACCTGAGCGCCAGCTGGGACGTGCTGCGGCGCCACGGCAACATGAGCAGCGCCACCGTGCTGTTTGTGCTGGAACGGTTGCTGGCGTCCGGCGTGAAGGGGCGCGGCCTGCTGAGCGCGATGGGCCCGGGCTTCAGCGCTGAACAGGTGTTGCTCGAAGCCCTCTAA